In Streptomyces sp. SN-593, a single genomic region encodes these proteins:
- a CDS encoding shikimate kinase: MTAPVVVLVGPPGAGKTTVGRAVAGLLGVAYRDTDDDVVRTAGKPIADVFVDDGEPHFRALERAAVAAALADHDGVLSLGGGAVMDAGTRALLAGLPVVFLDVSLHDAVRRVGLDAPRPLLAVNPRQRWRELMNERRPLYTEVARAVVDTADRSADEVAAAVLDALELKDA, encoded by the coding sequence GTGACCGCCCCCGTCGTCGTGCTGGTCGGCCCGCCGGGCGCGGGCAAGACCACCGTCGGCCGCGCCGTGGCCGGACTGCTCGGCGTCGCCTACCGCGACACCGACGACGACGTCGTCCGGACGGCGGGCAAGCCGATCGCCGACGTCTTCGTCGACGACGGCGAACCGCACTTCCGCGCCCTGGAGCGTGCCGCGGTCGCCGCCGCGCTCGCCGACCACGACGGGGTGCTGTCGCTGGGCGGCGGCGCCGTGATGGACGCCGGCACCCGCGCCCTGCTCGCCGGGCTGCCGGTGGTCTTCCTCGACGTCAGCCTGCACGACGCGGTCCGCCGGGTCGGGCTCGACGCCCCCCGCCCGCTGCTCGCGGTCAACCCGCGGCAGCGCTGGCGCGAACTGATGAACGAGCGCCGCCCGCTGTACACCGAGGTGGCCCGCGCGGTGGTGGACACCGCCGACCGCAGCGCCGACGAGGTGGCGGCGGCCGTACTGGACGCACTGGAACTGAAGGACGCATGA
- the aroQ gene encoding type II 3-dehydroquinate dehydratase: protein MTRRVLVLNGPNLGRLGSREPDVYGATSYAGLVESCTKLGAELGLEVEVRETNDEGEMIRWLHEAADGRLPVVLNPGAFTHYSYAMRDAAAQRTAPLVEVHISNPHAREEFRHTSVLTAVASGAIAGFGIGSYHLALRAVAEELAS from the coding sequence ATGACCCGCCGGGTCCTGGTGCTCAACGGCCCCAACCTCGGCCGCCTCGGCTCCCGCGAGCCGGACGTCTACGGCGCGACCTCCTACGCCGGCCTCGTGGAGTCCTGCACGAAGCTGGGCGCGGAACTCGGCCTGGAGGTCGAGGTCCGAGAGACCAACGACGAGGGCGAGATGATCCGCTGGCTGCACGAGGCGGCCGACGGGCGACTGCCGGTGGTGCTCAACCCGGGGGCGTTCACCCACTACTCGTACGCGATGCGCGACGCCGCGGCGCAGCGCACCGCGCCCCTGGTCGAGGTGCACATCTCCAACCCGCACGCGCGCGAGGAGTTCCGCCACACGTCCGTGCTCACGGCCGTCGCCTCCGGGGCGATCGCCGGGTTCGGGATCGGCTCGTACCACCTGGCGCTCCGCGCGGTGGCGGAGGAACTGGCGAGCTGA
- a CDS encoding aminopeptidase P family protein: MAEVHTVRRARLRERCAAADAAAALVTQPANVRYLTGCAPPGAALLVGPGAEDTLVHLRPPPDDVAQPADGLRNVVLPSPEADAAVAAADLARQQQADGLAVEEHHLTVTRHRALRSVAPDVRLTDLAGAVEQLRLIKDEHEIASLRIAAEISDQALGELLESILVGRTERHLALELERRLVDHGADGPAFSTCIGTGPHSGVARHVPTDRRVEEGDFLSVRLGACYHGYRCEVSRTFVIGSAPASWQIELYDLVFAAQRAGREALAPGVACRDVDRATREPLRAAGHTEGLAAWSGHGVGLEIDEDPQLSPAAVGKLDACVPVTVEPGVHLPGRGGVRIGDTLVVRPTADGGPELLTITTKELLAL; encoded by the coding sequence ATGGCGGAGGTGCATACGGTACGCAGAGCACGACTGCGCGAGCGCTGCGCCGCGGCGGACGCGGCCGCCGCGCTGGTCACCCAACCCGCGAACGTGCGGTACCTCACCGGCTGCGCCCCGCCCGGCGCCGCCCTCCTGGTCGGCCCGGGCGCCGAGGACACCCTCGTGCACCTGCGCCCGCCGCCGGACGACGTCGCGCAGCCCGCGGACGGCCTGCGCAACGTGGTGCTCCCCTCGCCGGAGGCGGACGCGGCCGTCGCGGCGGCGGACCTCGCCCGCCAGCAGCAGGCCGACGGCCTCGCCGTGGAGGAGCACCACCTCACCGTCACCCGCCACCGCGCCCTGCGCTCGGTGGCCCCGGACGTGCGTCTCACCGACCTGGCCGGTGCCGTCGAACAGCTCCGGCTGATCAAGGACGAGCACGAGATCGCCAGCCTGCGCATCGCCGCGGAGATCTCCGACCAGGCCCTCGGCGAACTGCTGGAGTCGATCCTCGTCGGCCGCACCGAGCGGCACCTCGCGCTGGAACTGGAGCGCCGCCTCGTCGACCACGGCGCCGACGGCCCCGCCTTCTCCACCTGCATCGGCACCGGTCCGCACTCCGGGGTGGCCCGCCACGTCCCCACCGACCGCCGGGTGGAGGAGGGCGACTTCCTCAGCGTGCGGCTCGGCGCCTGCTACCACGGCTACCGCTGCGAGGTGAGCCGCACCTTCGTGATCGGCAGCGCCCCCGCCTCCTGGCAGATCGAGCTGTACGACCTGGTCTTCGCCGCCCAACGGGCCGGCCGCGAGGCGCTCGCACCCGGCGTGGCCTGCCGCGACGTCGACCGGGCCACCCGCGAGCCGCTGCGCGCGGCCGGGCACACCGAGGGGCTGGCGGCATGGAGCGGACACGGCGTCGGCCTCGAAATCGACGAGGACCCTCAGTTGTCCCCCGCGGCCGTGGGTAAACTGGACGCTTGCGTGCCGGTCACCGTCGAACCGGGGGTCCACCTTCCGGGCCGAGGCGGTGTCCGCATCGGCGACACACTCGTCGTACGCCCCACGGCGGACGGCGGACCCGAGCTACTCACCATCACGACCAAGGAACTCCTCGCGCTGTGA
- the aroC gene encoding chorismate synthase, producing MSRLRWLTAGESHGPALVATLEGLPAGVPVTTAMVADALARRRLGYGRGARMKFEQDQVTFLGGVRHGRTMGSPVAVMVGNTEWPKWEQVMAADPVDPEILAGLARNAPLTRPRPGHADLAGMQKYDLDEARPVLERASARETAARVALGAVARSYLKETAGIEIVSHVVELAAAKAPYGVVPVPGDEERLDADPVRCLDADASKAMVAEIDQAHKDGDTLGGVVEVLAYGVPVGLGSHTHWDRRLDARLAGALMGIQAIKGVEVGDGFDLARVPGSKAHDEILPGADGIRRASGRSGGTEGGISTGELLRVRAAMKPIATVPRALATVDVATGEAAQAHHQRSDVCAVPAAGIVAEAMVALVLADAVAEKFGGDSVAQTRRNVQDFLDHLAIR from the coding sequence TTGAGCAGATTGCGCTGGCTGACCGCGGGGGAGTCGCACGGACCCGCACTCGTCGCGACGCTGGAAGGACTGCCCGCCGGGGTGCCCGTCACCACCGCGATGGTGGCGGACGCGCTGGCCCGGCGCCGGCTGGGCTACGGCCGCGGCGCGCGGATGAAGTTCGAGCAGGACCAGGTCACCTTCCTGGGCGGGGTGCGGCACGGAAGGACCATGGGCAGCCCGGTGGCGGTCATGGTCGGCAACACCGAGTGGCCGAAGTGGGAGCAGGTGATGGCCGCCGACCCGGTCGACCCGGAGATCCTGGCCGGACTCGCCCGCAACGCGCCGCTGACCCGGCCCCGCCCCGGCCACGCCGACCTGGCCGGCATGCAGAAGTACGACCTCGACGAGGCCCGCCCGGTGCTGGAGCGGGCCAGCGCGCGCGAGACCGCGGCCCGGGTCGCGCTCGGCGCCGTCGCCCGCTCCTACCTCAAGGAGACCGCGGGCATCGAGATCGTCTCCCACGTGGTCGAACTCGCCGCGGCCAAGGCCCCGTACGGGGTGGTGCCGGTGCCCGGCGACGAGGAGCGGCTCGACGCGGACCCGGTGCGCTGCCTGGACGCCGACGCGAGCAAGGCGATGGTGGCCGAGATCGACCAGGCCCACAAGGACGGCGACACCCTCGGCGGCGTCGTGGAGGTGCTGGCCTACGGCGTGCCGGTCGGCCTCGGCTCCCACACGCACTGGGACCGGCGGCTGGACGCCCGGCTGGCCGGCGCCCTCATGGGCATCCAGGCGATCAAGGGCGTCGAGGTCGGCGACGGCTTCGACCTCGCCCGGGTACCGGGGTCCAAGGCCCACGACGAGATCCTGCCCGGCGCCGACGGCATCCGCCGCGCGAGCGGCCGCTCCGGCGGCACCGAGGGCGGCATCAGCACCGGCGAGCTGCTGCGGGTGCGCGCCGCGATGAAGCCGATCGCGACGGTCCCGCGCGCCCTGGCCACCGTGGACGTCGCCACCGGCGAGGCAGCCCAGGCCCACCACCAGCGCTCCGACGTGTGCGCGGTGCCGGCCGCCGGGATCGTCGCGGAGGCGATGGTCGCGCTGGTGCTCGCCGACGCCGTCGCGGAGAAGTTCGGCGGCGACTCCGTGGCGCAGACCCGCCGCAACGTCCAGGACTTCCTCGACCACCTGGCCATCCGGTGA
- a CDS encoding MFS transporter: MAPTTSPPRAPARTTYREVLAEPRFRALFTTRTLAITADALRISTFSVLVYATTASPLLTGVAFGAGFLPQAFGVTLLGSLADRLPPRALITGGYLLECATALLLALAGPPIAAGLALIALVALLTPVFGGAASGLVARTLTGDAYVLGRSLNTIASSAAQLAGLGLSGTAVALLGPRRALLVGAALYALAAGYARLALPRLPAPAPAASAASPVRASLAATTALLRSRRPLRLLLAQWLPGACVAGAEGQIVAYAATRHLAPGGYAVLMACLPVGMLVGDVLVGRLLRPATRERLVAPLMALMGLPLLLFAARPGLTAAAVLLLLAGGGFASGLGLQRPFLDAVPPDAHGHAFGLLSSGTMTMQGVAPAVFGALATPFGPPLAMALAGTATLLTVSLAPSRSASAAG, encoded by the coding sequence ATGGCCCCCACCACCAGCCCGCCCCGCGCCCCGGCGCGTACCACCTACCGCGAGGTCCTGGCCGAGCCGCGCTTCCGCGCCCTGTTCACGACCCGCACCCTCGCCATCACCGCCGACGCGCTGCGCATCTCCACCTTCTCCGTGCTCGTCTACGCGACCACCGCCTCCCCGCTGCTGACGGGCGTCGCCTTCGGCGCGGGGTTCCTGCCGCAGGCGTTCGGCGTCACCCTGCTCGGCTCGCTCGCCGACCGGTTGCCGCCCCGGGCCCTGATCACCGGCGGCTACCTCCTGGAGTGCGCCACCGCACTGCTCCTCGCGCTCGCCGGGCCGCCGATCGCCGCCGGCCTGGCCCTGATCGCGCTGGTCGCCCTCCTCACCCCGGTGTTCGGCGGCGCCGCCTCCGGCCTGGTGGCCCGTACCCTCACCGGCGACGCCTACGTGCTCGGCCGCTCCCTGAACACCATCGCCTCCTCCGCCGCGCAGCTCGCCGGGCTCGGTCTCAGCGGCACCGCCGTCGCCCTGCTCGGCCCCCGCCGCGCGCTGCTCGTGGGCGCCGCGCTGTACGCCCTCGCCGCCGGCTACGCCCGCCTCGCCCTGCCCCGGCTCCCCGCACCGGCGCCCGCCGCCTCCGCCGCGTCCCCGGTACGGGCCAGCCTCGCCGCCACCACCGCGCTGCTGCGGTCCCGCCGTCCGCTACGGCTGCTGCTCGCCCAGTGGCTGCCGGGCGCCTGCGTGGCCGGGGCCGAGGGGCAGATCGTGGCGTACGCCGCCACCCGCCACCTGGCCCCGGGCGGGTACGCGGTGCTCATGGCGTGCCTGCCGGTCGGCATGCTCGTCGGGGACGTCCTGGTCGGACGGCTGCTGCGGCCCGCCACCCGCGAACGCCTCGTCGCGCCCCTCATGGCCCTGATGGGTCTGCCGCTCCTGCTCTTCGCCGCCCGACCCGGACTCACCGCCGCCGCCGTGCTCCTCCTCCTGGCCGGGGGCGGCTTCGCCAGCGGGCTGGGCCTCCAGCGGCCCTTCCTCGACGCCGTCCCCCCGGACGCCCACGGCCACGCCTTCGGACTGCTCAGCTCCGGAACGATGACCATGCAGGGGGTCGCCCCCGCCGTCTTCGGGGCCCTCGCCACCCCTTTCGGCCCACCTCTGGCCATGGCCCTCGCGGGCACCGCCACCCTCCTCACCGTGTCCCTCGCCCCTTCCCGGAGCGCGTCGGCAGCCGGTTGA
- the nusB gene encoding transcription antitermination factor NusB, whose protein sequence is MAARNKARKRAFQILFEAEQRGATPTVVMADWIRLARTDDRQPPVTAYTMQLVEGCTAHAERIDELLAGYAVGWTLDRMPAVDRNVLRLGAYELIWEDDVPDAVVLDEAVQLAKEFSTDESPSFINGLLGRLMELKPTLKR, encoded by the coding sequence GTGGCTGCCCGCAACAAGGCCCGCAAGCGCGCGTTCCAGATCCTCTTCGAGGCCGAGCAGCGGGGCGCGACTCCCACGGTCGTGATGGCGGACTGGATTCGGCTCGCCCGGACCGACGACCGGCAGCCGCCGGTCACCGCGTACACGATGCAGCTCGTCGAGGGCTGCACCGCGCACGCCGAGCGGATCGACGAGCTGCTCGCCGGGTACGCCGTCGGCTGGACCCTCGACCGTATGCCGGCCGTGGACCGCAACGTCCTGCGGCTCGGCGCGTACGAACTGATCTGGGAGGACGACGTCCCCGACGCCGTCGTCCTGGACGAGGCGGTCCAGCTCGCCAAGGAGTTCTCCACCGACGAGTCGCCGTCGTTCATCAACGGGCTGCTGGGCCGGCTGATGGAGCTGAAGCCCACGCTCAAGCGGTGA
- the aroB gene encoding 3-dehydroquinate synthase → MSDAHNGNDTWSGATPPTRIQVAGTAGTEAYEVLVGHQLLGELPGLIGPKARRVAVLHPEALADTGEAIRQDLAEQGYQAVAIQLPNAEEAKTAEVAAYCWKALGQTGFTRTDVVVGVGGGATTDLAGFVAATWLRGVRWIAVPTTVLGMVDAAVGGKTGINTAEGKNLVGAFHPPAGVLCDLSALASLPRNDYVSGLAEVIKAGFISDPAILDLVESDPQGASDPAGPHTSELVERAIRVKAEVVSSDLRESGLREILNYGHTLAHAIEKNERYKWRHGAAVSVGMVFAAELGRLAGRLDDATADRHRAVLGSVGLPLTYRGDQWPRLLETMKVDKKSRGDLLRFIVLDGLAKPTVLEGPDPAVLLAAYGEVAG, encoded by the coding sequence ATGAGCGACGCACACAACGGCAACGACACGTGGAGCGGCGCGACGCCCCCCACCCGTATCCAGGTCGCGGGCACCGCGGGCACGGAAGCGTACGAGGTCCTCGTCGGCCACCAGTTGCTCGGCGAGCTGCCCGGGCTGATCGGGCCGAAGGCGCGGCGGGTGGCGGTGCTGCACCCCGAGGCGCTGGCCGACACCGGTGAGGCGATCCGGCAGGACCTGGCCGAGCAGGGCTACCAGGCCGTCGCGATCCAGCTCCCGAACGCCGAGGAGGCCAAGACCGCGGAGGTCGCGGCGTACTGCTGGAAGGCGCTCGGCCAGACCGGCTTCACCCGCACCGACGTGGTGGTCGGGGTCGGCGGCGGCGCCACCACCGACCTCGCCGGGTTCGTCGCCGCGACCTGGCTGCGCGGGGTGCGCTGGATCGCGGTGCCCACCACGGTGCTCGGCATGGTCGACGCGGCCGTCGGCGGCAAGACCGGCATCAACACCGCCGAGGGCAAGAACCTCGTGGGCGCCTTCCACCCGCCGGCCGGTGTGCTGTGCGACCTGTCGGCGCTGGCCTCCCTCCCGCGCAACGACTACGTCAGCGGCCTCGCCGAGGTGATCAAGGCCGGCTTCATCTCCGACCCGGCCATCCTCGACCTCGTGGAGTCCGACCCGCAGGGCGCGAGCGACCCGGCCGGGCCGCACACCTCCGAACTCGTCGAGCGCGCCATCCGCGTCAAGGCGGAGGTGGTCTCCTCCGACCTCAGGGAGTCCGGCCTGCGCGAGATCCTCAACTACGGCCACACCCTCGCGCACGCCATCGAGAAGAACGAGCGCTACAAGTGGCGGCACGGCGCGGCGGTCTCCGTCGGCATGGTCTTCGCCGCCGAACTCGGCCGCCTCGCCGGGCGGTTGGACGACGCCACCGCCGACCGGCACCGCGCCGTCCTCGGCTCCGTCGGGCTGCCGCTCACCTACCGGGGCGACCAGTGGCCGCGGCTGCTGGAGACCATGAAGGTGGACAAGAAGTCCCGCGGCGACCTGCTGCGCTTCATCGTCCTGGACGGCCTCGCCAAGCCCACCGTGCTGGAGGGCCCCGACCCCGCCGTCCTGCTCGCCGCCTACGGGGAGGTCGCCGGATGA
- a CDS encoding DUF5937 family protein, translating to MLRLEVATEDLLLSRFALSPAFELNTVLRALHLGDGRLPEAWAARLRPGFERLRARTELDAVLALQVPRAGADFVAVPPRGPAQSWADDLAAIRATAPEQARAEIARLTARRPVRDPRVRAVLDAPDVVERVAAALDRAWHELVAPDWPRLRALCERDVVHRVGVIGERGWAAAIGELHDGVRWRDGGIELAPIDGGTVRLRGEGLLLIPSVFTWPGLAAYFDDPWPRTLVYPARGTAVLHESTAPPAPDALAALVGRSRARLLTALDAPASTTQLARQLGFAPGAVGDHLAVLLHAGLVSKARSGRSVLYRRTPVGDALVEPPP from the coding sequence ATGCTCCGCCTGGAAGTCGCCACCGAGGACCTGCTGCTCAGCCGTTTCGCGCTGTCGCCGGCCTTCGAGCTGAACACGGTGCTGCGGGCGCTGCACCTCGGCGACGGGCGGCTGCCGGAGGCGTGGGCGGCGCGGTTGCGTCCCGGCTTCGAACGGCTGCGGGCGCGGACCGAGTTGGACGCGGTGCTGGCGCTCCAGGTGCCGCGGGCCGGCGCGGACTTCGTCGCGGTACCGCCGCGCGGGCCCGCCCAGAGCTGGGCGGACGACCTCGCGGCGATCCGCGCCACCGCGCCGGAGCAGGCGCGCGCGGAGATCGCCCGCCTGACCGCGCGGCGGCCGGTGCGCGACCCCCGGGTGCGGGCGGTGCTGGACGCGCCGGACGTGGTCGAGCGGGTCGCGGCCGCGCTGGACCGGGCCTGGCACGAGCTGGTCGCGCCGGACTGGCCCCGGCTGCGGGCGCTGTGCGAGCGGGACGTGGTGCACCGGGTCGGGGTGATCGGCGAGCGCGGCTGGGCGGCCGCGATCGGCGAGCTGCACGACGGGGTGCGCTGGCGCGACGGCGGCATCGAGCTGGCCCCGATCGACGGCGGCACGGTGCGGCTGCGCGGCGAGGGGCTGCTGCTCATCCCGTCCGTCTTCACCTGGCCGGGCCTCGCCGCGTACTTCGACGACCCCTGGCCGCGGACCCTGGTCTACCCGGCGCGCGGCACCGCGGTCCTGCACGAGTCGACCGCTCCCCCGGCGCCCGACGCGCTCGCCGCGCTGGTCGGCCGTTCCCGGGCGCGCCTGCTCACCGCTCTCGACGCCCCGGCGAGCACCACGCAGCTCGCCCGCCAGCTCGGCTTCGCCCCCGGTGCGGTGGGCGACCACCTGGCGGTGCTGCTGCACGCCGGGCTGGTGTCCAAGGCCCGCTCCGGCCGCTCCGTCCTCTACCGCCGCACCCCGGTGGGAGACGCGCTCGTCGAGCCGCCGCCCTGA
- a CDS encoding AAA family ATPase has translation MQHAVGAPQPPGPGQGPPPGPGQGPPPAPGQGPPPGPGPVPGPPAQAAGAGGTGHFPMPPPVPVQAPAAPGGGSLPGAAHGPIAVLLIGAAGAGKTTIARHWADHRGVPTAHISLDDVREWVRSGFADPQAGWNENSEAQYRLARRTCGFAARNFLANGVSCIIDDAVFPDRPTVGLGGWKRHVGAGLLPVVLLPGLDIVLTRNAERSGNRRLSDEEVARIHGRMAGWYGSGLPIIDNSHLDVEAASAALDRVVIRSLQGPPIW, from the coding sequence ATGCAACATGCCGTGGGGGCGCCCCAGCCGCCCGGTCCGGGGCAGGGCCCGCCGCCCGGTCCGGGGCAGGGCCCGCCGCCCGCGCCGGGCCAGGGCCCGCCGCCCGGTCCGGGCCCGGTGCCAGGTCCCCCCGCCCAGGCGGCGGGTGCCGGGGGCACCGGTCACTTCCCGATGCCCCCTCCCGTCCCCGTCCAGGCGCCCGCGGCTCCCGGCGGCGGGTCGCTGCCGGGGGCCGCGCACGGCCCGATAGCCGTGCTGCTGATCGGCGCGGCCGGCGCGGGCAAGACCACGATCGCCCGGCACTGGGCCGACCACCGGGGCGTCCCCACCGCCCACATCAGCCTCGACGACGTCCGCGAGTGGGTCCGCTCGGGGTTCGCCGACCCGCAGGCCGGGTGGAACGAGAACTCCGAGGCGCAGTACCGGCTGGCCCGCCGCACCTGCGGCTTCGCCGCCCGCAACTTCCTGGCCAACGGCGTGTCCTGCATCATCGACGACGCGGTCTTCCCCGACCGTCCGACCGTCGGGCTGGGCGGGTGGAAGCGGCACGTCGGCGCGGGCCTGCTGCCCGTGGTCCTGCTGCCCGGGCTCGACATCGTGCTGACCCGCAACGCCGAACGGTCCGGCAACCGGCGGCTGTCCGACGAGGAGGTCGCGCGCATCCACGGCCGGATGGCCGGCTGGTACGGCTCCGGGCTGCCGATCATCGACAACTCGCACCTCGACGTGGAGGCCGCCTCCGCGGCGCTCGACCGCGTGGTGATCCGCAGCCTCCAGGGCCCGCCGATCTGGTGA
- the efp gene encoding elongation factor P — translation MATTNDLKNGLVLKLEGGQLWTVVEFQHVKPGKGPAFVRTKLKHVLSGKVVDKTFNAGLKVETANVDKRGMQFSYKDGTDFVFMDTETYDQIIVSPEVVGDAANYLLEGFDAVVAMYEGSALYVELPASVELVIDYTEPGVQGDRSTGGSKPARLETGYEIAVPLFITTGEKVKVDTRTGDYLGRVNS, via the coding sequence GTGGCCACCACGAACGACCTCAAGAACGGCCTCGTGCTCAAGCTCGAGGGCGGCCAGCTCTGGACCGTAGTCGAGTTCCAGCACGTCAAGCCCGGCAAGGGCCCCGCCTTCGTGCGCACCAAGCTGAAGCACGTGCTCTCCGGCAAGGTCGTGGACAAGACCTTCAACGCCGGCCTCAAGGTCGAGACGGCGAACGTCGACAAGCGCGGTATGCAGTTCTCCTACAAGGACGGCACCGACTTCGTCTTCATGGACACCGAGACGTACGACCAGATCATCGTGAGCCCCGAGGTGGTCGGCGACGCCGCGAACTACCTCCTGGAGGGCTTCGACGCGGTCGTCGCGATGTACGAGGGCTCGGCGCTCTACGTCGAACTGCCCGCCTCGGTCGAGCTGGTCATCGACTACACCGAGCCCGGCGTGCAGGGCGACCGCTCCACCGGCGGCTCCAAGCCCGCGCGCCTGGAGACCGGCTACGAGATCGCCGTCCCGCTCTTCATCACCACCGGTGAGAAGGTCAAGGTCGACACCCGTACCGGCGACTACCTCGGCCGGGTGAACAGCTAA
- a CDS encoding shikimate dehydrogenase produces MDLTARPHTGAHRAAVLGSPIAHSLSPVLHRAAYAALGLDGRRYDRFEVDEVALPGFVDGLDPRQWAGLSLTMPLKRAIIPLLDEISDTAASVEAVNTVVLGADGRRHGDNTDIPGMVAALAEHGVTSVPSAAVLGAGATASSALAALARVCTGEVTAYVRGPARAKEMARWGERLGVRVRTADWSAAADGLGAPLVIATTPSGAADHLAAAVPDAPGTLFDVLYEPWPTALAAAWSARGGKVASGLDLLVHQAVLQVEQHTGRAPGPLKAMRAAGEAALAAR; encoded by the coding sequence TTGGACCTCACCGCACGGCCGCACACCGGCGCGCACCGCGCCGCCGTGCTCGGCTCCCCGATCGCGCACTCGCTCTCCCCGGTGCTGCACCGCGCCGCGTACGCCGCCCTCGGCCTCGACGGCCGGCGGTACGACCGCTTCGAGGTGGACGAGGTGGCGCTGCCCGGCTTCGTCGACGGCCTCGACCCGCGGCAGTGGGCCGGGCTGTCGCTGACGATGCCGCTCAAGCGCGCGATCATCCCGCTGCTGGACGAGATCAGCGACACCGCGGCCTCGGTGGAGGCGGTCAACACCGTGGTCCTCGGCGCGGACGGCCGGCGGCACGGCGACAACACCGACATCCCCGGCATGGTCGCGGCCCTCGCCGAGCACGGCGTCACCTCGGTGCCGTCGGCGGCCGTGCTCGGGGCGGGCGCCACCGCGTCCTCCGCGCTCGCCGCCCTCGCCCGCGTCTGCACCGGCGAGGTCACCGCCTACGTGCGCGGCCCGGCCCGCGCCAAGGAGATGGCCCGCTGGGGCGAGCGGCTCGGGGTGCGCGTGCGCACCGCCGACTGGAGCGCCGCGGCCGACGGGCTCGGCGCCCCCCTGGTGATCGCCACCACCCCCTCGGGCGCCGCCGACCACCTGGCCGCCGCCGTCCCGGACGCCCCCGGCACCCTCTTCGACGTGCTCTACGAGCCGTGGCCGACCGCGCTGGCCGCCGCGTGGTCCGCCCGCGGCGGCAAGGTCGCGTCCGGCCTGGACCTGCTGGTCCACCAGGCCGTCCTCCAGGTCGAGCAGCACACCGGCCGCGCGCCCGGTCCGCTGAAGGCGATGCGCGCGGCGGGCGAGGCGGCGCTCGCGGCGCGCTGA